In Deinococcus radiotolerans, the genomic stretch AGGCCATGAGCGGCGTCAAGAGCCAGAACGGCAAGTTCGGCCTCGCCAACTGCTGGGGCCAGTAACGCTTCACCGTGCAGGCGGAGACGACGGCGTGAGCCGGCTCCGGCCTCGGTCTTCACCACCGTCTCGCGCCCGTTGTGGGCTCTGACGAGGTGCCATGCCTGTCCTCCAGATCGCCCCCCACGCCGAGTCGATCGCCGCGCTCCTCTCCACGTTGAATCGCGCCCTGCACCTGAGCAGCAGCGACCAAACAGCCCTTCACCTCGCCGCCCTGCTGCATGACGTCGGCAAGCGGCCCTTACCGCAAGCGCTGCTGGACAAGGCCGGGCCCCTGACGCCTGCGGAAAGGCAGCTGCTGAAACAGCATCCAGAGTGGGCGCTGCATGGCGTGCAGGACTCCCTGAAGCTGCCTGCACCGGTTCGATCGGCCATCGCGGCTCATCACGAACGGTGGGATGGCCGCGGCTACCCGAGGGGCCTTCAAGGCGAGGAGATCCCCCTGCTGGCGCGCATCATCAGCGTCTGCGACGTGTACGACGCGCTGCCCAGCGCCCGACCATACAAGCCGGCGTGGTCCCAGACGGACACCCTGGCAGCACTCCGCCGGGGGCGGGGCCTAGCGTTTGATCCCGTGGTGCTGGACGCCTTTCTGGACCTGCGCTGACGCGCGCTGCCCGGCAGGCCAGAGTGGTCGCGTGCGTGCCGCTGATTGAATGAACGCCTTACCTGCGGGCGAGGCGGCGACAGCCATGGACTTCGCCCGCAGGTCTCAAGCGGTGGGTAGACGGCCTCGATCCCGAAGCCGCTGAGGTCTGAGCCGATCCCAAAAGGGTGGACAGGTTGTCTTGAATAGGCTCACACCAGTGTCCGGGAATGATGGGGCCTCTCCCGACCACGTCCAGCTGATCGACGTAGCCCGTTCAAGTCGAAACACAACCGCTCACTCTTGCTCAGCAGAATAGGTCTGGCGGCGAGGATCCGCGGTCCACGAACGGCAGCAGGCACAAGGCAGCGGTCCAGAGGCCTTCCACATCCTGCCCAGGCGCTGGGTGGCCGAGCCCTCCTTCGCGTGGTTGGGCATGAATTGTTGGTTGGCCAGAGACGTTGAGGCGCTCCCCGAAACAACAGAGACGGGATGCTCGCTCGCCGCCGGCTTGGTGTGGGTCGCCTGACGGCCCAGTGATGCCCATCAATGACTTCCAGAACGCGCGCCCGTTGAACCCTGGCTCGGAAGTGTATAGAAATCCACATACCAGTCCGGGCTCCCGGGAGAGGATACCGGTACTACGAACAACCTGAACGCCATCTGAAGCACTGCTCACGCAAGCTTTAAAAGGATCAACATGAACGCATCCCGTGGAATCCTGTTCGTCGGTCTCGCCCTTGCTCTCGCCGCCTGCGGACAACAGGCGACTGTGCCGGCCAGTCCCGCACCCTCCAGCGTCAGCGCCCAGGCCACCAGCACCACCAGAACCTACCTCGTGGGCTTCAAACCCGGCCAGGGCACCAACACCGACGCCATCCGCAAAGCCGGTGGACAGCTCCGGCGCGCCTTCACCCGCATTGAGGCGGCGTCCGCCACCCTGACCCCGGCGCAGGCTACCAAGCTGGCCGCTGACCCCAGCGTCGAATACGTTGAACTGGCCGTGGTGCGCCGCGACGACAACTACGTGACGAGCGACGGCACGGTCCTGGGCAAGCCAGGCGGTCAGCAGGGCGGCCTCAACGTCAACTGGAAACCCAGCGGGGAATTCACGTACGGCAACATCGCACTGGGCGTCCCCACCCTGCACGCCCAGCAGTACACCGGGTCCGGGATTGCCGTCTGCATCGGGGACACCGGCATCGACGCCAACCACCCTGAATTTGCCGGGCGGCTCAAGGGGTACAAGAACTTCATGAACGACCAGCGGGACTCGGCGTATGAACTCAACGACCTGAGTCACCACGGCACGCACGTGGCCGGCACGATCTTCGCCCAGTATGGCGTCGGCTCGAACCTCGGTCCCACTGGGATGGATGCCCGTGGGATCGGCGGGGTCGCGCCCGGTGTGAACCTCTACATGGCGCGGGTACTGGGCGACGACGGGAGCGGCTCGTCTGAAGGTGTCGTGGAGGGTGTCAACTGGTGCGTCAGTCAGCTGGCCAGCCAGAGCGGCGTGAACCAGGAACGCCACATGGTGATCAACCTGTCACTCGGCTCCGACGAGGGCAGCAAAACCGAGAAGCGCGCGTTCCAGGCCGCGTACGACGCGGGGGCCCTGGTGGTGGCGGCGGCCGGCAACGACGGCGTTAAACTGCCTCACTACCCATCGGACTACCCCAGTGTCATCAAGGTGGGCGCGGTGGACAACCTGGGGAACCTCGCCGATTTCAGCAATTACAACAGCAAGCAGGAACTCGTCGCGCCGGGCGTGGCCGTGCTGTCGAGCGTGCCGGTCGGCACGGGTCTCGCGGCCAGCGCCAGCGCTGCTGGGGTCGCCGCGTACCAGAGCGTCAATCCCTTCGAGTTCGCGGCTGCGACGAGCGTGACCAATATGCCGATCGTCGCGGCCGGCGGGGCGAACAACCAGTTCTGTGAGGCCGGCGCGGTGAACTCTGCGCTTGAGGGGCGGATTGCCCTGATTTCACGCGGCTCCTGTGCCTTCGCGGTCAAAGTGGCCAACGCCGTGGCAAGCAAAGCCGCCGCGGTGATCGTGTACAACAACGTGGCTGGCCCGCTGAGCAGCGTCACGCTGGGCAGCCAGCAGGCCATTCCCGTGGTCGGCATCACGCAGGCGGACGGCGAGGCGACGCTCGCAGCGGCCCAGCAAGGCACGGTGACGGGCAG encodes the following:
- a CDS encoding HD-GYP domain-containing protein, giving the protein MPVLQIAPHAESIAALLSTLNRALHLSSSDQTALHLAALLHDVGKRPLPQALLDKAGPLTPAERQLLKQHPEWALHGVQDSLKLPAPVRSAIAAHHERWDGRGYPRGLQGEEIPLLARIISVCDVYDALPSARPYKPAWSQTDTLAALRRGRGLAFDPVVLDAFLDLR
- a CDS encoding S8 family serine peptidase, producing MNASRGILFVGLALALAACGQQATVPASPAPSSVSAQATSTTRTYLVGFKPGQGTNTDAIRKAGGQLRRAFTRIEAASATLTPAQATKLAADPSVEYVELAVVRRDDNYVTSDGTVLGKPGGQQGGLNVNWKPSGEFTYGNIALGVPTLHAQQYTGSGIAVCIGDTGIDANHPEFAGRLKGYKNFMNDQRDSAYELNDLSHHGTHVAGTIFAQYGVGSNLGPTGMDARGIGGVAPGVNLYMARVLGDDGSGSSEGVVEGVNWCVSQLASQSGVNQERHMVINLSLGSDEGSKTEKRAFQAAYDAGALVVAAAGNDGVKLPHYPSDYPSVIKVGAVDNLGNLADFSNYNSKQELVAPGVAVLSSVPVGTGLAASASAAGVAAYQSVNPFEFAAATSVTNMPIVAAGGANNQFCEAGAVNSALEGRIALISRGSCAFAVKVANAVASKAAAVIVYNNVAGPLSSVTLGSQQAIPVVGITQADGEATLAAAQQGTVTGSVSIYASDYEYFNGTSMATPHVAGAAAVVWAAKPNLSNAELRALLSATATDLGPNGRDNFFGNGLVNPAAAIAAAGKR